The genomic DNA TGTAAAAAATGGTTAATATTTACACACGGCAAAATGCCGTAAGGAGGTTTTTTTTAATGAAAAACGGTAAAGTTAAATGGTTTAACAGTGAAAAAGGCTTTGGATTTATTGAAGCTGAAGATGGAAACGACGTATTTGTTCATTACTCTGCAATTCAAACTGAAGGTTTCAAAACTTTAGAAGAAGGTCAAGAAGTTTCTTTCGACGTTGTTGAAGGAGCTCGTGGACCACAAGCTGCTAACGTAGTTAAAAAATAATAGGTTATCCTATAAATGAACAGTCTAGCCAATTGGTTAGACTTTTTTTTATATTGTCAATGTCAGTTATAGTTAATGTTCTTTTGTTATAATGGTAGAGAGTGTGAGATGAACGAGTTGAAAGAGGTGCTTGGCATGAAATTTATACATACTGCTGATTG from Bacillus aquiflavi includes the following:
- a CDS encoding cold-shock protein → MKNGKVKWFNSEKGFGFIEAEDGNDVFVHYSAIQTEGFKTLEEGQEVSFDVVEGARGPQAANVVKK